The genome window GCTTTAACCGGCGGAGTTATTTAACCGATAATGCAGTCCCTTCAAATTTTATACCTGCCCAGCCGTCCTTGATGAAATTTCGAATATTACTGTGATCTGTGCCTTGCGGCGTATTGAGCACGTCCTGATAAAAGCGACCAAAACACAAAAGAGTCGCTTCTTGGGATAGCTCATTTAACTGTGCAAAGGCAAAGATTTTACAAGAGCCTTCATTTTGACCGGCGTCGTTAGTTACTTTGCTATCACCTGTACCATTACTAAAAGCGGTAGGTTGATAATTATAATGCTCATTGATGATGGTCATCGTGTCTTCGAAGTCGACACTTGAAGGGGTGCTTAATTTAGCTATGAAATCCGATACAGTCATTGTGTTATGTCCCATTACTTCAATAGTTTACAGGTGAAATGTGTGGGGTGTTTTACCATGCTTACAAGCATGAGTCATCTGAAGGCAAAGCGCTAACATAAAAAAAGCGACCTAATGGCCGCTTTTTGAATAGCGATTGAGCGAGATTAATGTTCCAAAATTTGGCTCAAGAACAATTGAGTACGCTCGTGCTGTGGGTTGTTGAAGAACTCATGAGGCTCGTTTTCTTCGATGATTTGACCAGCATCCATAAAGATAACTCGGTCGGCTACTGTTTTAGCAAACCCCATCTCATGGGTAACGCACAGCATAGTCATGCCTTCTTCAGCTAACTCAACCATAACGTCGAGTACTTCTTTAATCATTTCGGGGTCGAGTGCCGATGTTGGCTCATCAAATAGCATTACATCAGGGTTCATACATAATGAACGTGCGATAGCGACCCGCTGTTGTTGCCCACCGGATAATTGGCCAGGGTATTTTTTAGCTTGTTCAGGGATCTTAACACGCTCAAGGAACTGCATCGCTGTTGCTTCTGCTTCTGCACGCGGCACTTTTTTAACCCAAATCGGCGCTAAACAACAATTTTCCAATACGGTTAGGTGAGGGAAAAGGTTGAAGTGCTGAAACACCATGCCAACATCTTTACGAATGGTTTCGATGTTTTTTAAGTCGTTAGTTAAGGTGACATCATTGACGATTATATCGCCTTTTTGATGTTCTTCTAGACGGTTAATACTACGAATCATCGTAGATTTTCCTGAGCCGGATGGCCCACAAATAACGATACGTTCGCCGCGTTTCACATTTAAATTGATATTTTTTAGTACGTGGAAGTCGCCATACCATTTGTTGACATCACGCAGTTGGATCATTAATTTTTCAGCGTCTTTTGCTTGAGTACTCATATTTCTCTCCACCACGATCAGCGTGTGTTGTGGCCTGTTTGTAGGCGTTTTTCTAGGTTCTGGCTATAACGAGACATACTGAAACAGAACACCCAGAAAACCAGCGCTACAAAAATATAACCTTCAGTCGAGTAACCTAACCAATCTGGATCATTCAATGCTGCTTGCACAATGGCGAGGAGATCGAACAAACCGATGATCAAAACAAGACTGGTGTCTTTGAATAAGGCAATAAAAGTATTTACGATGCCCGGAATCATGAGCTTTAAAGCTTGTGGGAGGATGATAAAAATCATCTTTTTCCAATAGCCTAAACCCAGCGCATCCGCCGCTTCATATTGCCCTTTAGGGATAG of Neptunomonas phycophila contains these proteins:
- a CDS encoding amino acid ABC transporter ATP-binding protein, encoding MSTQAKDAEKLMIQLRDVNKWYGDFHVLKNINLNVKRGERIVICGPSGSGKSTMIRSINRLEEHQKGDIIVNDVTLTNDLKNIETIRKDVGMVFQHFNLFPHLTVLENCCLAPIWVKKVPRAEAEATAMQFLERVKIPEQAKKYPGQLSGGQQQRVAIARSLCMNPDVMLFDEPTSALDPEMIKEVLDVMVELAEEGMTMLCVTHEMGFAKTVADRVIFMDAGQIIEENEPHEFFNNPQHERTQLFLSQILEH
- a CDS encoding HopJ type III effector protein encodes the protein MTVSDFIAKLSTPSSVDFEDTMTIINEHYNYQPTAFSNGTGDSKVTNDAGQNEGSCKIFAFAQLNELSQEATLLCFGRFYQDVLNTPQGTDHSNIRNFIKDGWAGIKFEGTALSVK